The following is a genomic window from Pseudomonas sp. FP2335.
ACGCATTGAATATTAGAGACCTGCTTTATGGTGCTTCGCGAGATGAGCTGATCCGCGATGATGTTATGGGTAACGGATACCTGCAGCTGAACCTCTATCCATCTAGATTATTTGTGCCTACTCTCGTGCAGACTGCTCAAATCGAGGTGCGCCAAGAAGGCGGTATGCTATGAGGTCATAGAGGGTGAACAAGTGGTGGCGGATTATTCCCATTGGAACTCGGGCTGGGGGCCGGTGCGGCCGACGCAGCTGAGTGGGGCCTGTGGTGCAGCCTTAGTGACGCGCGGAACGGCCTACCGCGAAGTGCCTACCTCTGAAGGCCAAGTGGTTCGGTCATTCTATCTCTGGCAAGTTCAGATACTTCAGCGGAACAGCACGCAGGAAGCGTTCGATGAGGTCTTGAAGGGAGGGGGCTTCTTTGTCTAATCAGCTGTCGCTTCCACGCTGACGGGGTAGGGCGGCGCTGGTACCGGAACGTGACGCCCTTGAGCTGGGTGACCACCCAGCGCAAAGTTGACTCAATCAGTCCAAGCGAACGAGCGGCATCGATACTGTTGTAGCTTTGTTCTAGGCACTGTACGAAGAGAGATGTCGTAAACATCGCCTAAACATCGCCGGCAGCAGGCCAATGTGACCATGGCGAGATTACTTGTTGCGAGCTTGCAGTAACGCGTGGCCAGCCGACGGTGCTCTTTCAGCCAGCCAAATAGACTCTCGATGACATCCCGCTCCCGGTACTTGGGTTTGTCGAATAGCCGCGGGAGGCTGGGCTTCGGCTTGCGTTTCATGGCTCGGTAACCTCTGGCCGTTGGTCAGCGCCGATAATCCTCCGCGCCACGTCTGTTGGAGCAGCTTGGTTTTCGAAGGTGGTGAGCCTAAGCGGCGGTATTACTCTCGGGAGCACTCTGGAAAGCGAAAAAAAAGCACCGCGAAGACAGTTTTGGCACCCAAGAGGAATAGCGTGGTCGGCAGATTACCGAAAGCGCTCAGCATCTTCGGTTGGGGGCATCCTTTTCAAACCATCCCAAGTATGCCCTCAAATATGCCCCAAATGTAGCAATTAGCTGGAAGTTAATGGCTCTTCGAGGCTAGAAAACGGCAGAAATGATCAGCTAAAAAGCATGCGCAGAGCCCCTAAAGACTCTCAGGGTCGCCAAAAAACATCTGAATCCGCGACCGCAACCACCGCTCCCCGGGATCATTATCCTGCGACCCACGCCACGCCATATGCAGTTCAAACGAGCGCACCGGCAACGGCGGCTCCTCGGCGCGAAGGCCGCCGGCGGCGGTCAGTGCTTCGGCGGCATAGTCCGGCACGATGGCGACAATATCGGTGCCCGCCAGCAAGGTGCCCAGGCCGTTGAACTGCGGAACGGCCAGCACTACGTGGCGTTTGCGGTCGAGTTTTTCCAGTTCTTCGTCGATAAATCCGCTCAAGTCTCCCGCAAATGACACCAGGGCGTGGGGGCGGGCGCAGAAGTCGTCGAGGCTCAGGGCGCCGGGGACGCTGTCGGCGCGTAGCAGTTTGGGCAGGCTGCGGCGCAGGACTTTGCGTTTGGCGTTGGCCGGCAGGTCGGCGGTGTAGCTGACGCCGATGGAGATTTCGCCGGAGGCCAGCAAGCTGGGCATCAGGATGTAGTTGACGCGGCGCACCACCAGCACGATGCCGGGGGCTTCGGC
Proteins encoded in this region:
- a CDS encoding LysR substrate-binding domain-containing protein; amino-acid sequence: MNRNDLRRVDLNLLIVFETLMHERSVTRAAEKLFLGQPAISAALSRLRGLFDDPLFVRTGRSMEPSARAVEIFALLSPALDSISTAVSRAAEFDPATSTAVFRIGLSDDVEFALLPQLLKRLRAEAPGIVLVVRRVNYILMPSLLASGEISIGVSYTADLPANAKRKVLRRSLPKLLRADSVPGALSLDDFCARPHALVSFAGDLSGFIDEELEKLDRKRHVVLAVPQFNGLGTLLAGTDIVAIVPDYAAEALTAAGGLRAEEPPLPVRSFELHMAWRGSQDNDPGERWLRSRIQMFFGDPESL